One Pseudomonas sp. FP1742 genomic window carries:
- a CDS encoding mannose-1-phosphate guanylyltransferase/mannose-6-phosphate isomerase, whose amino-acid sequence MIPVILSGGSGSRLWPLSRKQFPKQFLALTGEQTLFQQTLERLVFEGMDTPIVVCNKEHRFIVNEQLGARNLDVQRVLMEPFGRNTSPAVALTAMMLVNEGRDELMLVLPADHVLEDQKALQRALALATVAAERGEMVLFGVPATKPETGYGYIKSTNDALLPEGVSRVSHFVEKPDVKRATEFVQSGGYFWNSGMFLFRASRFLEELKKHDPDIYDTCVLTLERSAQDADTVDIDPATFACCPDNSIDYSVMEKTQRACVVPLTAGWSDVGCWSSLWEVNEKDANGNVTKGDVVIQDSKNCMIHGNGKLVSVIGLENIVVVETKDAMMIVHKDKVQGVKQMVNTLNEQGRSETQNHCEVYRPWGSYDSVDMGGRFQVKRISVKPGACLSLQMHHHRAEHWIVVSGTAEVTCDENVFLLTENQSTYIPIASVHRLRNPGKIPLEIIEVQSGSYLGEDDIERFEDIYGRSTPIERGVSVKTIAQ is encoded by the coding sequence ATGATTCCAGTAATCTTGTCAGGTGGTAGCGGCTCACGTCTTTGGCCGCTTTCCCGTAAGCAGTTCCCCAAGCAATTCCTCGCCCTGACCGGCGAGCAAACGCTGTTCCAGCAAACCCTCGAACGCCTGGTGTTCGAAGGCATGGACACTCCGATCGTGGTCTGCAACAAGGAACACCGTTTCATCGTCAACGAGCAGTTGGGCGCCCGCAACCTGGACGTGCAGCGCGTGTTGATGGAACCCTTCGGCCGCAACACCTCGCCAGCAGTGGCCTTGACCGCGATGATGCTGGTCAATGAAGGTCGCGACGAGTTGATGCTGGTGCTGCCGGCCGACCACGTCCTGGAAGACCAGAAAGCCCTGCAACGCGCCCTGGCCCTGGCCACCGTGGCGGCCGAGCGTGGCGAGATGGTGCTGTTCGGCGTGCCGGCGACCAAACCGGAAACCGGTTACGGCTACATCAAATCCACCAACGATGCCCTGTTGCCGGAAGGTGTCAGTCGTGTCTCGCACTTCGTCGAAAAACCCGACGTGAAACGCGCCACCGAGTTCGTCCAGTCCGGTGGTTACTTCTGGAACAGCGGCATGTTCCTGTTCCGCGCCAGCCGCTTCCTCGAAGAACTGAAAAAACACGATCCGGATATCTACGACACCTGCGTACTGACGCTGGAACGTAGCGCGCAGGATGCCGACACCGTCGACATCGACCCCGCCACTTTCGCCTGCTGCCCGGACAACTCCATCGACTATTCGGTGATGGAAAAAACCCAGCGCGCCTGCGTCGTGCCGCTGACCGCGGGCTGGAGCGATGTCGGTTGCTGGTCGTCGCTGTGGGAAGTCAATGAAAAGGACGCCAACGGTAACGTCACCAAAGGCGACGTGGTCATCCAGGACAGCAAGAACTGCATGATCCACGGCAACGGCAAACTGGTGTCGGTGATCGGCCTGGAAAACATCGTGGTGGTCGAAACCAAGGACGCCATGATGATCGTCCACAAGGACAAGGTCCAAGGCGTCAAACAGATGGTCAACACCCTCAACGAGCAGGGTCGCAGCGAAACCCAGAACCACTGCGAAGTCTATCGCCCGTGGGGCTCCTACGACTCGGTGGACATGGGCGGCCGCTTCCAGGTCAAGCGCATTTCAGTCAAGCCGGGGGCCTGCCTGTCGCTGCAGATGCACCACCACCGCGCCGAACACTGGATCGTGGTCAGCGGCACTGCTGAAGTGACCTGTGACGAAAACGTGTTCCTGCTCACTGAAAACCAATCGACCTACATCCCGATCGCCTCGGTTCACCGTCTGCGCAACCCGGGCAAGATTCCACTCGAGATCATCGAAGTGCAATCGGGCAGCTACCTGGGCGAAGACGACATCGAGCGCTTCGAAGATATCTACGGTCGCTCCACCCCGATCGAACGCGGCGTGTCGGTGAAAACCATCGCGCAGTAA
- a CDS encoding alginate O-acetyltransferase AlgF, protein MTFTTTPRRLAKTFALVAGMSVLSMQAFAGGDAALYGPTAPKGSSFVRVYNAGNAEVSATVGTTNLNEVAPLSSTDFSFMPGGDYSAKIGSQTLPVKLAGDHYYTLVNNASGAPQLIEEPPFKNKQKSLVRVQNLSDKALTLKTADGKTEVIPSVAAKGRGEREINPVKVSLALYDGATKVGDVKPVALERGEAAVLYVTGNGSSLSPVWVKRPVSTR, encoded by the coding sequence ATGACTTTCACTACTACTCCTCGCCGTCTCGCCAAGACCTTTGCTCTCGTTGCCGGCATGAGCGTGCTGTCAATGCAGGCCTTCGCCGGTGGCGACGCCGCCCTCTACGGCCCGACCGCACCGAAAGGCTCCAGCTTCGTGCGTGTCTATAACGCCGGCAACGCCGAAGTCAGCGCCACCGTCGGCACCACCAACCTGAACGAAGTCGCGCCGCTGTCCAGCACAGACTTCAGCTTCATGCCGGGCGGCGACTACAGCGCCAAGATCGGCAGCCAGACCCTGCCGGTTAAACTGGCCGGTGATCACTATTACACTCTGGTCAACAACGCCAGCGGCGCGCCGCAACTGATCGAAGAACCGCCGTTCAAGAACAAGCAGAAATCCCTGGTGCGCGTGCAGAACCTCAGCGACAAGGCCCTGACCCTGAAAACCGCCGATGGCAAGACCGAAGTCATTCCGTCCGTGGCGGCCAAGGGCCGTGGCGAGCGTGAAATCAACCCGGTGAAAGTCAGCCTGGCACTGTACGACGGCGCCACCAAAGTCGGCGACGTGAAACCGGTTGCCCTGGAGCGTGGTGAGGCCGCGGTGCTGTACGTCACCGGCAATGGCAGCAGCCTGTCGCCAGTTTGGGTAAAGCGCCCGGTTTCGACGCGCTAA
- a CDS encoding alginate O-acetyltransferase has protein sequence MTRSLRIFYIALFLVTLLVLGVWSVRSFFGFSTNADATVLNGRWTKAVETHYDDEFPIKRLGTNLWAALDFKLFNEGRPGVVLGRDQWLYSDEEFHPIVNEELNLQGNYALVEGVRQELKKRGVQLVMAIVPAKTRLYPEHLGEVKPASIHANLYKDFHARVAADKILAPDLLGPLQQAKQNGQQVFLRTDTHWTPEGAQIAAQTLAKTIADKAPLSGEPQNFVTEPAEKVTHKGDLRLFLPLDPLFENLMPAPEPLQKRNTVAAQDQPAGDDALFANTEVPVALIGTSYSANPNWNFVGALKEALHSDVVNYAEDGHGPILPMLSYLKSDAFKNSPPQVLIWEFPERYLPVNNEIGDADPQWVAELKQAGARQQNVAVNTKSETPDRAQN, from the coding sequence ATGACCCGCTCATTACGCATCTTCTACATCGCGCTGTTCCTGGTGACCTTGCTGGTCCTGGGCGTGTGGTCGGTACGCAGCTTCTTCGGCTTCAGTACCAACGCCGATGCCACCGTGCTCAACGGGCGCTGGACCAAAGCCGTCGAGACGCACTATGACGACGAGTTCCCGATCAAGCGCCTGGGCACCAACCTTTGGGCCGCGCTGGATTTCAAACTGTTCAACGAAGGTCGTCCGGGCGTGGTGCTCGGTCGCGATCAGTGGCTCTACAGCGATGAAGAGTTCCACCCGATCGTCAACGAAGAGTTGAACCTGCAAGGCAACTACGCGCTGGTCGAAGGCGTGCGCCAGGAACTGAAAAAGCGAGGCGTGCAACTGGTGATGGCGATCGTGCCGGCCAAGACGCGGCTGTACCCGGAACACCTGGGTGAAGTGAAGCCGGCGAGTATCCACGCCAATCTGTACAAGGACTTCCACGCTCGCGTGGCGGCCGACAAGATCCTCGCCCCTGACCTGCTCGGCCCGCTGCAACAAGCCAAGCAGAACGGTCAGCAAGTGTTCCTGCGCACCGACACCCACTGGACTCCGGAAGGCGCGCAAATCGCTGCCCAGACCCTGGCCAAAACCATCGCCGACAAGGCTCCGCTCAGCGGCGAACCGCAAAACTTCGTCACCGAACCTGCAGAGAAGGTGACCCACAAGGGCGACCTGCGGTTGTTCCTGCCGCTGGACCCGCTGTTCGAAAACCTGATGCCGGCGCCAGAACCTTTGCAGAAGCGCAACACCGTGGCGGCCCAGGATCAACCGGCCGGTGATGACGCACTGTTCGCCAACACGGAAGTGCCGGTGGCCCTGATCGGCACCAGCTACAGCGCCAACCCGAACTGGAACTTCGTCGGCGCGCTGAAAGAAGCGCTGCACAGCGACGTGGTCAATTACGCCGAAGACGGCCACGGCCCGATTCTGCCGATGCTCAGCTACCTGAAAAGCGATGCCTTCAAGAACAGCCCGCCACAAGTGCTGATCTGGGAGTTCCCTGAACGATATCTGCCTGTGAACAACGAAATCGGTGACGCCGACCCACAGTGGGTCGCAGAGCTTAAACAAGCCGGCGCGCGCCAACAAAACGTAGCTGTAAACACCAAATCCGAGACGCCCGACCGGGCGCAAAACTGA
- a CDS encoding MBOAT family protein: protein MVFSSNVFLFLFLPIFLGLYYLSGIRYRNLLLLIASYVFYAWWRVDFLALFAAVTLWNYWIGLKVGAAGVRTKPAQRWLLLGVAVDLCILGYFKYANFGVDSINAMMTSVGLSPFILTHVLLPIGISFYIFESISYIIDVYRGDTPATRNLIDFAAFVAIFPHLIAGPVLRFRDLADQFNNRTHTLDKFSEGATRFMQGFIKKVFIADTLAVVADHCFALQNPTTGDAWLGALAYTAQLYFDFSGYSDMAIGLGLMMGFRFMENFKQPYISQSITEFWRRWHISLSTWLRDYLYITLGGNRKGTLMTYRNLFLTMLLGGLWHGANITYIVWGAWHGMWLAIEKALGLNTSPRSINPIRWALTFLLVVMGWVIFRSENLHVAGRMYGAMFSFGQWSLSELNQASLTGLQVATLVVAYITLAFFGIRDFYTNQPPVKTKPAVNVEADGPAAATPGMIKAVPGDNPASIHEPGYTVGVEATVQPAYWTADWSRYVMRALVLLLFIASILKLSAQSFSPFLYFQF, encoded by the coding sequence ATGGTATTTTCATCCAACGTATTCCTGTTTCTGTTCTTGCCGATCTTTCTCGGCTTGTACTACCTGAGCGGAATACGCTATCGCAACCTGCTGCTGCTGATCGCCAGCTACGTGTTCTACGCCTGGTGGCGTGTGGACTTCCTTGCGCTGTTCGCAGCCGTCACGCTGTGGAACTACTGGATCGGCCTGAAAGTTGGCGCCGCCGGTGTCCGGACCAAACCGGCCCAGCGCTGGCTGCTGCTCGGCGTCGCGGTGGACTTGTGCATCCTCGGCTACTTCAAGTACGCCAACTTCGGCGTGGACAGCATCAACGCGATGATGACCTCGGTCGGTCTGTCGCCGTTCATCCTGACCCACGTGCTGTTGCCGATCGGGATCTCGTTCTACATCTTCGAGTCCATCAGCTACATCATCGACGTCTACCGCGGTGATACCCCGGCCACCCGCAACCTGATCGACTTTGCGGCGTTCGTGGCGATCTTCCCGCACCTGATCGCGGGCCCCGTGTTGCGTTTCCGCGACCTGGCCGACCAGTTCAACAACCGTACCCACACCCTCGACAAGTTCTCCGAAGGTGCCACGCGGTTCATGCAGGGTTTCATCAAGAAAGTCTTCATCGCCGACACCCTGGCGGTCGTGGCCGACCATTGCTTCGCCTTGCAGAACCCGACCACGGGCGATGCCTGGCTCGGCGCCCTGGCCTACACCGCACAGCTGTACTTCGACTTCTCCGGCTACAGCGACATGGCCATCGGCCTGGGCTTGATGATGGGTTTCCGCTTCATGGAAAACTTCAAACAGCCGTACATCAGCCAGTCGATCACCGAGTTCTGGCGGCGCTGGCACATCAGCCTCTCCACCTGGCTGCGTGACTACCTGTACATCACCCTCGGCGGTAACCGTAAAGGCACGCTGATGACCTATCGCAACCTGTTCCTGACCATGCTGCTCGGTGGTCTGTGGCACGGCGCGAACATCACCTACATCGTCTGGGGCGCCTGGCACGGTATGTGGCTGGCGATCGAAAAAGCGCTGGGCCTGAACACTTCGCCGCGCAGCATCAACCCGATCCGTTGGGCGCTGACCTTCCTGCTCGTCGTCATGGGCTGGGTGATCTTCCGCTCGGAAAACCTGCACGTCGCCGGTCGCATGTACGGTGCGATGTTCAGCTTCGGCCAATGGTCGCTGTCGGAACTCAATCAGGCCAGCCTCACCGGCCTGCAAGTCGCCACTCTGGTGGTGGCCTACATCACCCTGGCGTTCTTCGGCATCCGTGATTTCTACACCAACCAGCCGCCAGTCAAGACCAAGCCTGCCGTCAACGTCGAGGCCGATGGCCCGGCCGCGGCGACGCCCGGAATGATCAAAGCCGTACCAGGCGACAACCCGGCCAGCATCCACGAACCGGGTTACACCGTCGGTGTTGAAGCGACTGTGCAACCGGCCTACTGGACCGCTGACTGGTCCCGTTACGTGATGCGCGCCCTGGTGCTGCTGCTGTTCATCGCTTCGATTCTCAAACTCTCGGCGCAAAGCTTCTCGCCGTTCCTTTACTTCCAGTTCTGA
- a CDS encoding mannuronate-specific alginate lyase, whose translation MNCMQTRTLKKLLAPSLLTLAMFAGATQAAAPLRPPQGYFAPIEKVKAGDKSEGCDAMPTPYTGALQFRSKYEGSDKARSTLNEQSEKAFRETTADITKIERATSKRVMQFMRDGRPEQLECTLNWLTAWAKADALMSKDFNHTGKSMRKWALGSMASSYVRLKFSDSHPLATHQQEAQVIEAWFSKMADQVVSDWDNLPLEQTNNHSYWAAWSVMATSVATNRRDLFDWAVKEYKVGANQVDAQGFLPNELKRQQRALAYHNYALPPLAMIASFAQVNGVDLRQENNGALKRLGDRVLAGVKDPDEFEKKNGKDQDMTDLKIDSKFAWLEPFCSLYTCPPDVLELKHKMQPFKTFRLGGDLTKVYDPANEKGKGS comes from the coding sequence ATGAACTGTATGCAAACCCGAACTTTGAAAAAGTTGCTCGCGCCCTCCCTGCTGACGTTGGCAATGTTCGCTGGCGCCACCCAGGCCGCCGCGCCGCTGCGCCCGCCACAGGGTTACTTCGCGCCGATTGAAAAAGTCAAAGCCGGCGACAAGAGCGAAGGCTGCGACGCGATGCCGACGCCCTACACCGGCGCCCTGCAATTTCGCAGCAAATATGAAGGCTCCGACAAGGCCCGTTCGACCCTGAACGAGCAATCGGAAAAAGCCTTCCGCGAGACCACCGCCGACATCACCAAGATTGAGCGCGCCACCAGCAAGCGGGTGATGCAGTTCATGCGGGACGGTCGCCCGGAACAGCTGGAATGCACCCTCAATTGGTTGACCGCCTGGGCCAAGGCCGATGCATTGATGTCCAAGGACTTCAACCACACCGGCAAGTCCATGCGCAAATGGGCATTGGGCAGCATGGCTTCGTCCTATGTTCGCCTGAAGTTCTCTGACTCGCATCCGCTGGCCACCCACCAGCAAGAGGCGCAAGTGATTGAAGCCTGGTTCAGCAAAATGGCCGATCAGGTGGTCAGCGATTGGGACAACCTCCCGCTCGAACAAACCAACAACCACTCGTACTGGGCCGCCTGGTCGGTGATGGCCACGTCGGTCGCCACTAACCGCCGCGACCTGTTCGACTGGGCCGTGAAGGAATACAAGGTCGGCGCCAATCAGGTCGATGCCCAAGGCTTCCTGCCCAACGAACTCAAGCGCCAACAACGCGCCCTCGCCTATCACAACTATGCCCTGCCGCCGCTGGCGATGATCGCCAGTTTCGCTCAGGTCAACGGTGTGGATTTGCGTCAGGAAAACAACGGTGCCTTGAAACGCCTGGGCGATCGCGTGCTTGCGGGAGTGAAAGACCCTGATGAGTTCGAGAAGAAAAACGGCAAGGATCAGGACATGACCGATCTCAAGATCGACTCGAAATTCGCCTGGCTCGAACCGTTCTGCTCGCTCTACACCTGCCCGCCGGATGTGTTGGAACTCAAGCACAAGATGCAACCGTTCAAGACCTTCCGACTGGGAGGGGATTTGACCAAGGTCTACGACCCGGCCAACGAAAAGGGCAAAGGTTCTTAA
- a CDS encoding alginate O-acetyltransferase, with translation MHPHLIKLLSLSALTAGILAASTGARAEDAKAPSFNAEPCCNLCPAAHDPKNYTTRYQQNFTTLVQAQGDWLFRTQEDLRTEFDTTPAGYKRLKQLHDAFKSKGVELVIVYQPTRGLVNRNKLNPEEKAKYDFDKALTNYKTMLGRFAQMGYVVPDLSPLTNESLPDTLPAHDFYFRGDQHWTPYGAQRTAKIVAEKVKQLPVFADIPKREFETHKSGRMGKTGTLHNMAGQLCGTSYAIQYMDQFTTEPKGEAADGDLFSESGNPEITLVGTSHSGKNYNFAGFLEEAIGADILNVAFPGGGLEGSMLQYLGSEEFQTKPPKILIWEFSPLYRLDQETIYRQMMALLDNGCEGKDAQMSGSATLKPGKNELMVNSKNLDLRNSSHQVDIRFADTSVKTLQATLWYMNGRHEDIKIDKPETSDTDGRFAFELRTDEDWASQNLLAVEVQGPETPGAAPQKVEAKICKRNVFSGAEQRTAQAGQ, from the coding sequence ATGCACCCACACTTGATCAAATTACTCAGCCTGTCGGCCCTGACCGCGGGTATTCTCGCGGCCAGCACTGGCGCGCGTGCCGAAGACGCCAAAGCACCGAGCTTCAACGCCGAGCCGTGCTGCAACCTGTGCCCGGCAGCCCACGACCCGAAGAACTACACCACGCGCTATCAGCAGAACTTCACCACGCTGGTGCAGGCGCAGGGCGACTGGCTGTTCCGTACGCAAGAAGACTTGCGCACCGAGTTCGACACCACACCCGCCGGCTACAAACGCCTGAAACAACTGCACGATGCGTTCAAGAGCAAAGGCGTGGAGCTGGTCATCGTTTACCAGCCGACCCGTGGCCTGGTGAACCGCAACAAGCTGAACCCGGAAGAAAAAGCCAAATACGATTTCGACAAGGCCCTGACCAACTACAAAACCATGCTCGGGCGTTTCGCGCAGATGGGCTACGTGGTCCCCGACCTCTCGCCGCTGACCAACGAATCGCTGCCCGACACCCTGCCCGCCCACGATTTCTACTTCCGTGGTGACCAGCACTGGACCCCGTATGGCGCCCAGCGCACAGCGAAAATCGTCGCCGAGAAGGTCAAGCAGTTGCCGGTGTTCGCCGACATTCCCAAGCGTGAATTCGAGACCCATAAGTCGGGTCGCATGGGCAAGACCGGAACGTTACACAACATGGCGGGTCAACTCTGTGGCACCAGCTATGCGATCCAGTACATGGATCAGTTCACCACCGAGCCCAAGGGTGAAGCGGCGGATGGCGATCTGTTCAGTGAATCCGGCAACCCGGAGATTACCCTGGTCGGCACCAGCCACAGTGGCAAGAACTACAACTTCGCCGGTTTCCTCGAAGAGGCCATCGGCGCCGACATCCTCAACGTGGCATTCCCCGGCGGTGGCCTGGAAGGTTCGATGCTGCAGTACCTGGGCAGCGAAGAGTTCCAGACCAAGCCGCCGAAAATTCTCATCTGGGAGTTCTCGCCACTTTATCGCCTCGACCAGGAAACCATCTACCGCCAGATGATGGCGCTGCTGGACAACGGTTGCGAAGGCAAGGATGCACAGATGAGCGGCAGCGCCACACTGAAGCCGGGCAAAAACGAATTGATGGTCAACAGCAAGAACCTGGACCTGCGCAACAGCAGCCACCAGGTCGATATCCGCTTCGCCGATACGTCGGTGAAAACCTTGCAAGCCACCCTCTGGTACATGAATGGGCGCCACGAGGACATCAAGATCGACAAACCGGAAACCTCCGATACCGACGGGCGTTTCGCCTTCGAGTTGCGCACGGACGAAGACTGGGCCTCGCAGAATCTGCTGGCCGTTGAAGTCCAGGGGCCTGAAACACCAGGCGCCGCGCCGCAGAAAGTCGAAGCGAAAATCTGCAAACGCAACGTGTTCTCCGGCGCCGAGCAGCGTACCGCTCAAGCCGGGCAATGA
- the algG gene encoding mannuronan 5-epimerase AlgG — MNSAKKGSISLLAGALLLASTAAFATVEPAKSVHQPEQQSKSTTIAKGLQQAKTYTVSSAPTAPLDLAKPKLPDTSGYTAQAIAAKIVRTKPGKISVRRMMQEDALKDFIGGDNKMAEWVVRQHGIPQAIFVDDGYMNLKDLTKKLPKQYLSETSPGVFLAKLPIVVGKHGILEIDKQTQELRLSQEAGSFLVNDGQLFVRDTKITGWSEKANGPAAFQSPKEFRPFLLSWGGTETYIANSKIASFGYANSKSYGVSISQYTPNMAKVLKRPEPTGWIVDSEFSDMWYGFYCYETRDFVVKGNTYKDNIVYGIDPHDRSHGLIIADNTVFGTKKKHGIIISREVNDSFIFNNRSYDNHLSGLVIDRNSVNNLIAYNEIYKNHTDGITLYESADNLLWGNKVISNKRHGIRIRNSVNIRLYENISMANGLTGVYGHIKDLSDTDRDIKLDPFDAEVSLIVVGGELAANGSGPLSIDSPLSVELYRVSMLAPTKTSGISFSGILGERQDEILDLLVRQQKAVLIDPVERQTEMRD, encoded by the coding sequence ATGAACAGCGCCAAGAAAGGCTCGATCAGCCTGCTGGCCGGCGCGCTGCTGCTGGCCAGCACAGCAGCCTTCGCCACCGTCGAACCGGCCAAGTCTGTGCACCAACCTGAACAGCAGAGCAAATCGACGACCATAGCCAAGGGACTGCAACAGGCCAAGACCTACACCGTCAGCAGCGCGCCAACCGCGCCGCTGGACCTGGCCAAGCCGAAACTGCCGGACACCTCTGGCTATACCGCCCAAGCTATTGCCGCAAAAATCGTGCGCACCAAACCCGGCAAGATCAGCGTGCGCCGGATGATGCAGGAAGACGCCCTGAAGGACTTCATCGGTGGCGACAACAAGATGGCCGAGTGGGTAGTGCGTCAGCATGGCATCCCGCAGGCGATCTTCGTCGACGACGGCTACATGAACCTCAAGGATCTGACCAAGAAGCTGCCCAAGCAGTACTTGAGCGAAACCTCGCCGGGCGTGTTCCTGGCGAAGTTGCCGATTGTGGTGGGTAAACACGGCATTCTGGAAATCGACAAACAGACCCAGGAACTGCGCCTGTCCCAGGAGGCCGGCTCGTTCCTGGTCAACGACGGCCAGCTGTTTGTGCGCGATACCAAAATCACTGGCTGGAGCGAGAAGGCCAACGGTCCGGCGGCCTTCCAGTCGCCCAAGGAGTTCCGTCCGTTCCTGTTGTCCTGGGGTGGCACCGAGACCTACATCGCCAACAGCAAGATCGCCAGTTTCGGTTACGCCAACAGTAAGTCCTACGGCGTGAGTATTTCCCAGTACACGCCAAACATGGCCAAGGTGCTCAAGCGCCCTGAACCGACCGGCTGGATTGTCGACTCCGAGTTCTCGGACATGTGGTACGGCTTCTACTGCTATGAGACCCGCGACTTCGTGGTCAAGGGCAATACCTACAAAGACAACATCGTCTACGGCATCGACCCCCATGACCGTTCCCACGGTCTGATCATCGCCGACAACACGGTGTTCGGGACCAAGAAGAAGCACGGGATCATTATTTCCCGTGAGGTCAACGACAGCTTCATCTTCAACAACCGCAGCTACGACAACCACCTCTCGGGGCTGGTGATCGACCGTAACAGCGTGAACAACCTGATCGCCTACAACGAGATCTACAAGAACCACACCGACGGCATCACCCTCTACGAGAGTGCCGACAACCTGTTGTGGGGCAACAAGGTGATCAGCAATAAGCGTCACGGCATCCGGATTCGTAACAGCGTGAACATTCGCCTCTACGAAAACATCTCAATGGCCAACGGCCTGACCGGTGTCTACGGGCACATCAAAGACCTGAGCGACACCGACCGGGACATCAAGCTCGACCCGTTCGATGCCGAAGTGTCGCTGATCGTGGTCGGTGGTGAACTGGCCGCCAACGGCAGCGGACCGCTGTCGATCGACTCGCCGCTGAGCGTGGAGTTGTATCGCGTGTCGATGCTCGCACCGACCAAAACCAGCGGCATCAGCTTCTCGGGGATTCTCGGCGAGCGCCAGGATGAAATTCTCGACCTGCTGGTGCGCCAGCAGAAAGCCGTGCTGATCGACCCTGTCGAACGCCAGACCGAAATGCGGGACTGA
- a CDS encoding alginate export family protein — protein sequence MKLNPFVQAGIGLTFALLWSCPTLAALTEDKNFGLEVKVTGQSENDSDLGTAGGGDVNGVGLDLRPWVYGESGAWSAYAMGQAVTSTDIIETDTLQQSDNSGTQTTDSGDRKTKKNYLAMREFWVGYQGLTPYPGEILKFGRQRLRNDDGQWRDTNIEALNWTFDTTLLRANVGIAERFSEYRTDLKELAPKDKDRLHAYADAAYQWTPGNWVGIRGHHTHDNGKLDYPEPGVAADTLDKKQNGDISWLGLTADSDAYNWRNTNAVNYWGSITGMSGDRDTVNPLNADGTRPAEAKRGEDLNGWATDVGVRLRLDPQWQVGAAYARASADYQQTGLESNRSNYTGTRSRVHRFGEAFRGEMNNMQTATLFGSWMLNDEYDASVIYHKFWRVDGNKPVGSNGINAVENNTDDVTGAILSSTSLPLEDGNKDLGQEMDVVVTKYFKQGLLPAALSQSIDEPSALVRLRGGVFKPGDAYGKEVDSYMHRAFIDVIWRF from the coding sequence ATGAAACTCAATCCATTCGTGCAGGCCGGTATTGGCCTGACATTCGCCCTGCTGTGGTCGTGCCCGACCCTGGCGGCCCTGACCGAAGACAAGAACTTCGGCCTCGAAGTCAAAGTTACCGGCCAGTCCGAAAACGACAGTGACCTGGGCACCGCCGGCGGCGGCGACGTTAACGGCGTCGGCCTCGACCTGCGCCCATGGGTATATGGCGAAAGCGGCGCGTGGAGCGCCTACGCCATGGGCCAGGCCGTGACGTCCACCGACATCATCGAAACCGACACCCTGCAGCAGTCCGACAACAGCGGTACCCAGACCACCGACAGCGGTGATCGCAAGACCAAGAAAAACTACCTGGCGATGCGCGAGTTCTGGGTCGGTTACCAGGGCCTCACGCCTTACCCTGGCGAGATCCTCAAGTTCGGTCGCCAACGCCTGCGAAACGACGACGGCCAATGGCGCGACACCAACATCGAAGCCCTGAACTGGACCTTCGACACCACCCTGTTGCGCGCCAACGTCGGTATCGCCGAACGCTTCAGCGAATACCGTACCGACCTGAAAGAACTGGCGCCCAAAGACAAGGATCGCCTGCACGCTTACGCCGATGCGGCGTATCAGTGGACGCCGGGTAACTGGGTCGGCATTCGCGGTCATCACACCCACGATAACGGCAAGCTCGACTATCCGGAGCCGGGCGTGGCCGCCGATACCCTGGACAAGAAACAGAACGGCGACATCAGCTGGCTCGGCCTCACCGCCGACAGCGACGCCTACAACTGGCGCAACACCAACGCCGTCAACTACTGGGGCAGCATCACCGGCATGAGCGGCGACCGTGACACGGTCAACCCGCTGAATGCCGACGGTACCCGCCCGGCAGAAGCCAAGCGTGGTGAAGACCTGAACGGCTGGGCCACCGACGTCGGCGTACGTCTGCGCCTCGATCCGCAGTGGCAAGTCGGCGCTGCCTATGCCCGCGCCAGCGCCGATTACCAACAGACCGGCCTGGAAAGCAACCGCTCGAACTACACCGGTACCCGCTCGCGGGTTCACCGTTTCGGCGAAGCCTTCCGTGGCGAAATGAACAACATGCAAACCGCCACGCTGTTCGGCTCCTGGATGCTCAACGACGAATACGACGCCAGCGTGATCTACCACAAATTCTGGCGTGTGGACGGCAACAAACCAGTGGGCAGCAACGGCATCAACGCCGTCGAAAACAACACCGACGACGTGACTGGCGCGATCCTCTCCAGCACTTCCCTGCCGCTGGAAGATGGCAACAAGGACCTCGGTCAGGAAATGGACGTGGTCGTCACCAAGTACTTCAAGCAAGGCCTGCTGCCGGCGGCGTTGAGCCAGTCGATCGATGAGCCTTCTGCCCTGGTGCGATTGCGCGGCGGCGTGTTCAAGCCAGGCGATGCCTATGGCAAAGAAGTTGATTCGTACATGCACCGTGCGTTTATCGACGTTATCTGGCGCTTCTGA